One Pseudochaenichthys georgianus chromosome 4, fPseGeo1.2, whole genome shotgun sequence DNA window includes the following coding sequences:
- the LOC139433727 gene encoding uncharacterized protein produces AAFDTVNHQILLRTLQELGVSGSALSLLTSYLKDRIYRVVARISACLADISQWISAHHLKLNLDKTELLFLPGKDCPTLDLTINIGTSVVSPTQTARNLGVTLDNNLSFTANIAATTRCCRYTLYNIRRIRPQLTQKATQVLVQALVISRLDYCNSLLAGLPACAIRPLQLIQNAAARLVFNLPKFSHTTPLLRSLHWLPLTARIHFKTMVLAYHAANGSGPSYIQDMVKPYTPARALCSASTKRLAAPSLRGGPKFPSAKTRGFAFLAPKWWNELPIDIRTAESLHTFRRRLKTHL; encoded by the exons gctgcattcgacacggtgaaccatcagatcctccttcgcactcttcaagaacttggagtttcaggctctgcactttccctcctcacctcatacctcaaagaccgtatctacagg gtcgtcgcacgcatctctgcttgtctagctgacatctctcagtggatctctgctcatcacctcaagctcaaccttgacaagactgaactgcttttccttccgggaaaagattgtcccactcttgacctgacaatcaacatcggcacctctgttgtttccccgactcagactgcaaggaatctgggtgtgaccctagataacaacctgtccttcactgcaaacattgctgctacaacccgctgctgcagatacacgctttacaacatcaggaggatacgtccccagctgacccagaaagccacgcaggttctggtccaggctctcgtcatctcacgcctagactactgcaactccctcctggctggtctacctgcatgtgccatccgacctctgcagctcatccagaatgcagcggctcgcctggtcttcaaccttcctaaattctcccacaccactccgctcctccgctcccttcactggcttccgttaactgctagaatccacttcaagacaatggtacttgcgtaccatgctgcaaatggatctggcccttcctacatccaggacatggttaaaccgtacaccccagcacgtgcactctgctctgcatcaacaaaacggctcgctgcaccctcgctgcgagggggacccaagttcccatcagcaaaaacacgtgggtttgctttcctggctccaaaatggtggaatgagctccccattgacatcaggacagcagaaagcttacacaccttccggcgcagactgaaaactcatctc